In Streptomyces alboniger, the following are encoded in one genomic region:
- a CDS encoding N-acylneuraminate cytidylyltransferase, which yields MSHPGPASAQARRVLAVIPARGGSKGVPAKNLAPVGGVPLVGRAIRACLAARLVTDVVVSTDDHVIAEAARAAGAEVVLRPAAIAGDTATSEAAVLHAMDAHEALHGTRVDVVLLVQCTSPFLTHEDIDGVAAAVVENGADTAVTVAPFHGFIWRDAADDADGPADVPAQRTDSLGGTATLANSIRTRGGYGVNHDKSFRPRRQDRPQDLLETGAAYAMDAAGFRDHKHRFFGHTEPVRTDPARVLEVDDPHDLARARALAPLFDADHAQALPTAADIDAVVLDFDGTQTDDRVLIDSEGREFVSVHRGDGLGIAALRKSGLHMLILSTEQNPVVAARARKLKLPVLHGIDRKDLALKQWCEEQGIAPERVLYVGNDVNDLPCFALVGWPVAVGSAHDVVRGAARAVTTLPGGEGAIREIATWILGPSLDSLHS from the coding sequence ATGTCCCACCCCGGCCCAGCGAGTGCGCAGGCCCGCCGCGTCCTCGCCGTCATCCCCGCCCGCGGCGGCTCCAAGGGTGTGCCCGCCAAGAACCTCGCCCCGGTCGGCGGCGTGCCGCTGGTGGGCCGCGCCATCCGCGCGTGCCTGGCCGCACGGCTCGTCACGGACGTCGTGGTCTCCACGGACGACCACGTGATCGCCGAGGCCGCCCGCGCCGCCGGCGCCGAGGTGGTACTGCGCCCCGCCGCCATCGCAGGGGACACCGCGACCAGCGAGGCCGCCGTCCTGCACGCGATGGACGCCCACGAGGCCCTGCACGGCACCCGCGTCGACGTCGTCCTGCTCGTGCAGTGCACCAGCCCCTTCCTGACCCACGAGGACATCGACGGGGTGGCCGCCGCCGTCGTCGAGAACGGCGCCGACACGGCCGTCACCGTCGCCCCCTTCCACGGCTTCATCTGGCGCGACGCGGCCGACGACGCCGACGGCCCCGCCGACGTGCCCGCCCAGCGCACCGACTCCCTGGGCGGCACGGCGACCCTGGCCAACTCCATCCGCACCCGCGGCGGTTACGGCGTCAACCACGACAAGTCCTTCCGCCCGCGCCGCCAGGACCGCCCCCAGGACCTCCTGGAGACCGGCGCCGCCTACGCCATGGACGCGGCGGGCTTCCGTGACCACAAGCACCGCTTCTTCGGCCACACCGAGCCGGTCCGCACCGACCCGGCCCGCGTCCTGGAGGTCGACGACCCGCACGACCTCGCCCGCGCCCGCGCACTGGCCCCGCTCTTCGACGCGGACCACGCGCAGGCGCTTCCGACCGCCGCCGACATCGACGCGGTCGTCCTCGACTTCGACGGCACCCAGACCGACGACAGGGTGCTGATCGACTCCGAGGGACGGGAATTCGTCTCCGTGCACCGCGGCGACGGCCTCGGCATCGCGGCCCTGCGCAAGAGCGGCCTGCACATGCTGATCCTGTCCACGGAACAGAACCCGGTCGTCGCCGCGCGCGCAAGGAAGCTCAAGCTTCCGGTCCTGCACGGCATCGACCGGAAAGACCTCGCACTGAAGCAGTGGTGCGAGGAGCAGGGCATCGCGCCCGAGCGCGTGCTCTACGTCGGCAACGACGTCAACGACCTCCCGTGCTTCGCCCTCGTGGGCTGGCCCGTGGCGGTCGGCAGCGCCCACGACGTCGTGCGCGGCGCGGCCCGCGCGGTCACCACCCTCCCCGGCGGTGAAGGCGCGATCCGAGAGATCGCCACCTGGATCCTCGGCCCCTCTCTCGACTCCCTCCACAGTTAA
- a CDS encoding N-acetylneuraminate synthase family protein: MSSLTSVTPIGANSRLRQFGSKTAGPGRPVYITGEIGINHNGDLENAFKLIDVAAEAGCDAVKFQKRTPEICTPRDQWDIERDTPWGRMTYIDYRHRVEFGESEYQAISEHCAKRGIDWFASPWDTEAVAFLEKFDLPAHKVASASLTDDELLRALRATGRTIILSTGMSTPKQIRHAVEVLGSDNILLCHATSTYPAKAEELNLRVINTLQQEYPNVPIGYSGHETGLQTTLAAVALGATFVERHITLDRAMWGSDQAASVEPQGLTRLVRDIRTIEASLGDGVKKVYESELGPMKKLRRVAGVVAESETTGAEPVAV, translated from the coding sequence ATGAGCTCCCTCACCTCCGTCACACCCATCGGCGCCAACTCCCGTCTGCGTCAGTTCGGTTCGAAGACGGCAGGGCCCGGCCGGCCCGTCTACATCACCGGCGAGATCGGCATCAACCACAACGGTGACCTGGAGAACGCGTTCAAGCTGATCGACGTGGCCGCCGAGGCCGGGTGCGACGCGGTCAAGTTCCAAAAGCGCACCCCGGAGATCTGCACGCCGCGCGACCAGTGGGACATCGAGCGCGACACCCCCTGGGGCCGCATGACGTACATCGACTACCGCCACCGCGTGGAGTTCGGTGAGTCCGAGTACCAGGCGATCAGCGAGCACTGCGCCAAGCGCGGCATCGACTGGTTCGCCTCCCCGTGGGACACCGAGGCCGTCGCCTTCCTGGAGAAGTTCGACCTGCCCGCCCACAAGGTCGCCTCCGCCTCCCTCACGGACGACGAGCTGCTGCGCGCCCTGCGCGCCACCGGCCGCACGATCATCCTCTCCACCGGCATGTCGACGCCGAAGCAGATCCGCCACGCCGTCGAGGTCCTCGGCTCCGACAACATCCTGCTCTGCCACGCCACGTCGACGTACCCGGCCAAGGCCGAGGAGCTGAACCTGCGCGTGATCAACACCCTCCAGCAGGAGTACCCGAACGTCCCGATCGGCTACTCCGGCCACGAGACGGGCCTCCAGACGACGCTGGCCGCCGTCGCCCTCGGCGCCACGTTCGTCGAGCGCCACATCACCCTCGACCGCGCCATGTGGGGCTCCGACCAGGCCGCCTCCGTGGAGCCGCAGGGCCTGACCCGCCTGGTCCGCGACATCCGCACCATCGAGGCCTCCCTCGGCGACGGCGTCAAGAAGGTGTACGAGTCGGAGCTGGGCCCGATGAAGAAGCTGCGCCGCGTCGCGGGCGTCGTGGCGGAGTCGGAGACCACCGGCGCCGAGCCGGTCGCGGTCTGA
- a CDS encoding protein-tyrosine phosphatase family protein: MTGSAKTDTWKADGVGVLRLPSGRLVRGRGLRRPLPDGDVPDLGVYLLGKQPPEVPWEAKWLAWPDFRLPGDRALAREVLREAWERAAEERVEVACGGGRGRTGTALACIAVLDGVPAAEAVAFVRAHYDRHAVETPWQRRYVARFSA; this comes from the coding sequence ATGACCGGCAGCGCGAAGACGGATACGTGGAAGGCCGACGGCGTCGGAGTCCTGCGGTTGCCCTCCGGACGGCTCGTCCGGGGGCGGGGGCTTCGGCGCCCGCTTCCCGACGGTGACGTGCCCGATCTCGGCGTCTACCTCCTCGGCAAGCAACCGCCCGAAGTCCCCTGGGAGGCGAAGTGGCTGGCCTGGCCCGACTTCCGGCTGCCGGGTGATCGCGCGCTGGCGCGGGAGGTGCTGCGCGAGGCGTGGGAGCGGGCCGCCGAGGAGCGTGTCGAGGTGGCCTGCGGGGGCGGACGGGGGCGGACCGGGACCGCCCTCGCCTGTATCGCCGTCCTGGACGGGGTGCCCGCCGCGGAGGCCGTCGCCTTCGTACGGGCGCACTACGACCGGCACGCGGTGGAGACACCCTGGCAGCGGCGGTACGTGGCACGGTTCAGCGCCTGA
- a CDS encoding MFS transporter, with protein sequence MSASAPRSTEERPATGWTRRQWGVLLVLCGAIFLEGVDIAMLNVALPSIRADLGLSTGSLQWVMSAYVLGYGGFMLLGGRAADLFGRRRMFVFWLSVFLVFSGLGGFATEGWTLIVARFVTGVAAAFMTPAGLSIITTGFAEGPQRSKALLFYSGTSAGGFSVGLVVGGLLTSAGWRWVFFAPVVLSAVILLAALAFVPKSARPERVAGQGFDLAGGLTITSAIVLLVLGVERAAHTPAAWTAATIGAGLLLVAAFVAVERRSPAPLVRLGILRSGGLVRANLSALLFAAGFFGFQFLVVLYLQELREWSTLRTSFAMLVMGIDAILSPLLTPRLVNRFGNARVIFGGLLLAALAYALFLPVAADWTYAMMLPSLVVVGLAFSLAYGPLTIVATEGVAEEEQGLAGALLYTSFQFGAALGLSAVTAVNVAATASGSPAAVLDGYRAALWVPLAAALLAAVISAFGLRMKRSALPEPVVAPSLRA encoded by the coding sequence ATGAGTGCCAGTGCCCCGAGATCCACCGAAGAACGGCCGGCCACCGGCTGGACCCGCCGCCAATGGGGCGTCCTCCTCGTCCTGTGCGGGGCGATCTTCCTGGAGGGCGTCGACATCGCGATGCTCAACGTCGCCCTGCCCTCCATCCGCGCCGACCTCGGCCTGTCCACGGGCTCCTTGCAGTGGGTGATGAGCGCGTACGTCCTCGGGTACGGCGGCTTCATGCTGCTCGGCGGGCGCGCCGCCGACCTCTTCGGGCGCCGCCGGATGTTCGTGTTCTGGCTCTCCGTCTTCCTCGTCTTCTCCGGGCTCGGCGGGTTCGCCACCGAGGGCTGGACGCTGATCGTGGCGCGCTTCGTCACCGGGGTCGCCGCCGCCTTCATGACGCCCGCCGGGCTCTCGATCATCACCACCGGGTTCGCGGAGGGGCCGCAGCGCAGCAAGGCCCTGCTCTTCTACTCCGGTACCTCCGCCGGCGGCTTCTCGGTCGGGCTCGTCGTCGGCGGGCTGCTGACCTCGGCCGGCTGGCGCTGGGTGTTCTTCGCGCCGGTCGTGCTCTCCGCGGTGATCCTCCTGGCGGCCCTCGCCTTCGTACCGAAGTCGGCGCGTCCCGAGCGGGTGGCCGGACAGGGGTTCGATCTGGCGGGCGGATTGACCATCACCTCCGCCATCGTGCTGCTCGTCCTCGGCGTGGAGCGCGCCGCGCACACCCCAGCCGCCTGGACGGCGGCCACGATCGGCGCCGGTCTCCTCCTCGTCGCCGCGTTCGTCGCGGTCGAGCGGCGCTCGCCGGCCCCGCTGGTGCGGCTCGGCATCCTGCGGAGCGGCGGCCTCGTGCGCGCCAACCTCTCCGCGCTGCTCTTCGCCGCGGGCTTCTTCGGTTTCCAGTTCCTGGTGGTGCTCTACCTCCAGGAGCTGCGGGAGTGGTCGACGCTCCGGACCAGTTTCGCGATGCTGGTCATGGGCATCGACGCGATCCTCTCCCCCCTCCTCACCCCCAGGCTGGTGAACCGCTTCGGCAACGCCCGGGTGATCTTCGGCGGACTGCTCCTCGCCGCGCTCGCCTACGCCCTGTTCCTGCCGGTCGCCGCCGACTGGACGTACGCGATGATGCTCCCGAGCCTGGTCGTCGTCGGCCTCGCGTTCTCGCTGGCGTACGGCCCGCTCACCATCGTCGCCACCGAGGGCGTCGCCGAGGAGGAGCAGGGTCTGGCCGGGGCGCTGCTCTACACGTCCTTCCAGTTCGGCGCGGCGCTCGGCCTCTCGGCGGTCACGGCGGTCAACGTCGCGGCGACGGCGTCCGGTTCACCGGCGGCCGTGCTCGACGGCTACCGAGCGGCCCTGTGGGTCCCGCTGGCCGCCGCCCTGCTGGCCGCGGTGATCAGCGCCTTCGGGCTGCGGATGAAGCGAAGTGCGCTGCCCGAGCCGGTGGTGGCGCCTAGTCTGCGGGCATGA
- a CDS encoding LysR family transcriptional regulator, with protein MPIERDELECFLLLAEELHFGRTAERMRLSKARVSQLVQRLERRVGAPLFTRTSRRVALTSIGRQLRADLAPHHRAIEEGLDRAAATARGIEGVLHVGFSNPLTGEIVMKATEALRVSHPGLAVEVCEVPLGDPYGQLRRGEFDVQLTELPVREEDLGIGPQLFAEDRVLALPATHPLAARDTVTLEDLAAVTLLTLAGEVPDYWLEHHVPARTPSGRPIERGPGVVNMQEGLILVAAGKGAFLAPAHTATYYARPGVAYVPFADAEPTGYGLVWRLGHDTGVVAAFARTAREVTG; from the coding sequence ATGCCGATCGAGCGTGACGAACTGGAGTGCTTCCTCCTCCTCGCCGAGGAGCTGCACTTCGGCCGCACCGCCGAGCGGATGAGGCTCTCCAAGGCCCGCGTGAGCCAGCTCGTCCAGCGGCTCGAACGCCGCGTGGGCGCCCCGCTGTTCACCCGCACCAGCCGCCGCGTCGCCCTCACCTCGATCGGCCGGCAGCTGCGCGCCGACCTGGCACCCCACCACCGCGCCATCGAGGAGGGCCTGGACCGGGCGGCGGCCACCGCGCGCGGCATCGAGGGCGTACTGCACGTCGGCTTCTCCAACCCGCTCACCGGCGAGATCGTGATGAAGGCGACGGAGGCGCTGCGCGTCAGCCACCCCGGCCTCGCCGTGGAGGTGTGCGAAGTGCCGCTCGGCGATCCGTACGGGCAGCTACGCAGAGGCGAGTTCGACGTGCAGCTCACCGAGCTTCCCGTACGGGAGGAGGACCTCGGCATCGGGCCCCAGCTGTTCGCCGAGGACCGCGTCCTCGCCCTGCCCGCCACCCACCCGCTGGCCGCCCGGGACACGGTGACCCTGGAGGACCTCGCCGCCGTGACCCTCCTCACCCTCGCGGGCGAGGTCCCCGACTACTGGCTGGAGCACCACGTCCCCGCCCGCACCCCGAGCGGCCGCCCGATCGAGCGGGGCCCCGGGGTGGTCAACATGCAGGAGGGCCTGATCCTGGTGGCGGCGGGCAAGGGCGCGTTCCTCGCCCCCGCCCACACGGCCACGTACTACGCCCGGCCGGGGGTCGCGTACGTCCCCTTCGCGGACGCGGAGCCGACGGGCTACGGCCTGGTGTGGCGGCTCGGCCACGACACGGGGGTGGTGGCGGCCTTCGCGCGGACGGCGCGGGAGGTCACCGGCTGA
- a CDS encoding M20 family metallopeptidase, translated as MNQLMSCATEEVSDGLSATEYALTQTLPGALPEALRTELVAFRRDVHMHPELGNQEFRTTAAIKTRLEEAGLAPRVLKAGTGLVCDVGEWDGVRPMLALRADIDALPIPDTKLGVPYRSTVPDRAHACGHDVHTTVVLGAGLVLADLARKGQLPFAVRLIFQPAEEVLPGGAADAIKEGVLDGVGKIIAVHCDPRVDAGRIGLRHGPITSACDRLEVSLDGPGGHTARPHLTTDLVTAAAKVATEVPAVVARRADARSGLSVTWGRIESGHAPNVIPQHAELSGTVRCLDLKAWREAPDLVHGAIQEIADLYRAKSEVTYVRGVPPVVNDPGVADLLRDAMAERRGPLAIEDTEQSLGGEDFSWYLEHVPGAMARLGVRRPGERTVRDLHQGDFDADESAIAVGVELFTATALLDAARTGA; from the coding sequence GTGAACCAACTGATGTCCTGTGCGACCGAAGAGGTGTCCGACGGCTTGTCCGCAACGGAGTACGCACTCACGCAGACGCTTCCCGGTGCGCTGCCCGAAGCGCTGCGCACCGAACTCGTCGCCTTCCGCCGTGACGTGCACATGCACCCGGAGCTCGGCAACCAGGAGTTCCGTACCACCGCCGCCATCAAGACCCGGCTGGAGGAGGCGGGTCTCGCCCCCCGGGTGCTCAAGGCCGGCACAGGGCTCGTCTGCGACGTGGGGGAGTGGGACGGCGTGCGCCCCATGCTGGCCCTGCGCGCCGACATCGACGCGCTGCCCATCCCCGACACCAAGCTCGGCGTGCCCTACCGCTCCACGGTGCCCGACCGCGCCCACGCCTGCGGGCACGACGTGCACACCACCGTCGTCCTCGGCGCCGGCCTGGTCCTCGCGGACCTGGCGCGCAAGGGGCAGCTGCCCTTCGCGGTGCGGCTGATCTTCCAGCCCGCCGAGGAGGTCCTGCCGGGCGGCGCCGCCGACGCCATCAAGGAGGGCGTCCTCGACGGCGTAGGGAAGATCATCGCCGTGCACTGCGACCCCCGCGTCGACGCGGGCCGCATCGGCCTGCGGCACGGACCCATCACCTCAGCCTGCGACCGCCTGGAGGTCTCGCTCGACGGGCCCGGCGGACACACCGCGCGGCCGCACCTCACCACCGACCTCGTCACCGCCGCCGCCAAGGTCGCCACCGAGGTCCCGGCCGTCGTCGCCCGCCGCGCCGACGCCCGCTCGGGCCTCTCGGTGACCTGGGGTCGCATCGAGTCCGGCCACGCGCCGAACGTGATCCCGCAGCACGCCGAGCTGTCCGGGACCGTGCGCTGCCTGGACCTCAAGGCCTGGCGGGAGGCGCCCGACCTGGTGCACGGCGCGATCCAGGAGATCGCCGACCTCTACCGCGCCAAGTCCGAGGTCACCTACGTCCGTGGCGTCCCGCCCGTCGTCAACGACCCCGGCGTCGCCGACCTGCTGCGCGACGCCATGGCCGAGCGGCGCGGCCCGCTCGCGATCGAGGACACCGAACAGAGCCTGGGCGGCGAGGACTTCTCCTGGTACCTGGAGCACGTGCCCGGCGCCATGGCCCGGCTCGGCGTGCGCAGGCCGGGCGAGCGCACCGTCCGCGACCTCCACCAGGGCGACTTCGACGCGGACGAGTCGGCCATCGCGGTCGGCGTCGAACTCTTCACCGCCACCGCACTGCTGGACGCGGCGCGCACCGGGGCGTGA
- a CDS encoding BMP family lipoprotein, whose product MRRVSRLSQVAVAVASLALAASACGKTSSEAAQEEGGKEQGSGASSSYKGKGIGLAYDIGGQGDQSFNDAAYAGYTKARKEFKIGGVDMEPGDGESSADKVQRLEQLANQGYNPVIGVGFAYAPAVEAAAKKFPKTTFGIIDDNTVKADNVAGIVFHDEQGSYLAGVAAAKASKAKHVGFVGGVDIPLIHKFEAGFVQGVKSVDPKIEIEKRYLSEKPEEGGFASPDKGQNAAGGQIEAGADVIYHAAGLSGQGVIQEAGSQKKWVIGVDSDQYKHKALAKYKQYILGSALKDIGGAVYDLTKSVVEGDPRTGERRYDLKSGRLGFSDSNPRYRAMKDVVAAVEKAKQDVISGKVKVRTAP is encoded by the coding sequence ATGCGTCGTGTATCGAGACTTTCCCAAGTGGCCGTGGCGGTGGCGTCGCTCGCCCTCGCCGCTTCGGCGTGCGGCAAGACCAGCAGTGAGGCCGCGCAGGAGGAGGGCGGCAAGGAGCAGGGCTCCGGCGCCTCGTCCTCGTACAAGGGCAAGGGCATCGGTCTGGCCTACGACATCGGCGGGCAGGGCGACCAGTCCTTCAACGACGCCGCCTACGCGGGCTACACCAAGGCCCGCAAGGAGTTCAAGATCGGTGGCGTGGACATGGAGCCGGGCGACGGCGAGTCCAGCGCCGACAAGGTCCAGCGCCTCGAACAGCTCGCCAACCAGGGTTACAACCCCGTCATCGGCGTCGGCTTCGCCTACGCGCCCGCGGTGGAGGCGGCCGCGAAGAAGTTCCCGAAGACCACCTTCGGGATCATCGACGACAACACCGTGAAGGCCGACAACGTCGCCGGTATCGTGTTCCACGACGAACAGGGCTCCTATCTCGCCGGTGTCGCCGCGGCCAAGGCGAGCAAGGCCAAGCACGTCGGATTCGTGGGCGGCGTGGACATTCCGCTGATCCATAAATTCGAGGCCGGATTCGTGCAGGGCGTGAAGTCCGTCGATCCCAAGATCGAAATTGAGAAGCGGTATCTGTCGGAGAAACCGGAGGAGGGCGGATTCGCCAGTCCCGACAAGGGGCAGAACGCGGCCGGCGGCCAGATCGAGGCCGGCGCGGACGTGATCTACCACGCGGCGGGGCTCTCCGGGCAGGGCGTCATCCAGGAGGCCGGCTCCCAGAAGAAGTGGGTGATCGGCGTCGACTCCGACCAGTACAAGCACAAGGCCCTCGCCAAGTACAAGCAGTACATCCTCGGCTCGGCGCTCAAGGACATCGGCGGCGCCGTGTACGACCTGACGAAGTCGGTCGTCGAGGGCGACCCGAGGACGGGCGAGCGGCGCTACGACCTCAAGTCCGGCCGCCTCGGCTTCTCCGACTCCAACCCGAGGTACAGGGCGATGAAGGACGTCGTCGCCGCCGTCGAGAAGGCCAAGCAGGACGTCATCAGCGGCAAGGTGAAGGTCAGGACGGCGCCGTAG
- a CDS encoding BMP family lipoprotein, translating into MRRVSRIAVAGAATAALAVSVSACGGTSSDAAASKDDKNKGVAIAYDVGGAGDQSFNDAATEGMKKAAKDFKTGEKAVEPVDGESDADKTQRLTQLAKQGYNPVIGVGYAYAPAIKEVAAKFPKVTFGIVDDETVKADNVSDLVFSEQEASYLAGVAAAKTTKTKTVGFVGGVDVPLIHKFEAGYAQGVKDTNPKVKVVKQYLTEKAEDGGFTSPDKGKTAAQGQIEKGADVVYHAAGLSGQGVIEAAAAKKVWAIGVDSDQYKQDALAKYKKYILTSATKDVAASVYNLAKAVEDGNAKGGVVRADLKSGGVALAKSNPEFMKMKDVQAALAKAEAGIKDGKIKVKTTP; encoded by the coding sequence ATGCGCCGGGTGTCTCGAATTGCTGTCGCGGGCGCCGCGACCGCAGCCCTCGCCGTCTCCGTCTCCGCCTGTGGTGGCACGTCCAGCGACGCCGCCGCGAGCAAGGACGACAAGAACAAGGGCGTCGCCATCGCCTACGACGTCGGCGGCGCCGGCGACCAGTCCTTCAACGACGCCGCGACCGAGGGCATGAAGAAGGCCGCCAAGGACTTCAAGACCGGCGAGAAGGCCGTCGAGCCGGTCGACGGCGAGTCGGACGCCGACAAGACGCAGCGCCTGACGCAGCTCGCCAAGCAGGGCTACAACCCCGTCATCGGTGTCGGCTACGCCTACGCCCCGGCGATCAAGGAGGTCGCGGCGAAGTTCCCGAAGGTCACCTTCGGCATCGTCGACGACGAGACCGTCAAGGCCGACAACGTCTCCGACCTGGTCTTCAGCGAGCAGGAGGCGTCCTACCTCGCGGGCGTCGCCGCCGCCAAGACCACCAAGACCAAGACCGTCGGCTTCGTCGGCGGCGTGGACGTCCCCCTCATCCACAAGTTCGAGGCGGGCTACGCCCAGGGCGTCAAGGACACGAACCCCAAGGTCAAGGTCGTCAAGCAGTACCTGACGGAGAAGGCCGAGGACGGCGGCTTCACCAGCCCCGACAAGGGCAAGACCGCCGCTCAGGGCCAGATCGAGAAGGGCGCCGACGTGGTCTACCACGCGGCCGGCCTCTCCGGTCAGGGCGTCATCGAGGCCGCCGCCGCCAAGAAGGTCTGGGCGATCGGCGTCGACTCCGACCAGTACAAGCAGGACGCCCTCGCCAAGTACAAGAAGTACATCCTGACCTCGGCGACCAAGGACGTCGCGGCCTCGGTGTACAACCTGGCGAAGGCCGTCGAGGACGGTAACGCCAAGGGCGGCGTCGTCCGCGCCGACCTCAAGTCGGGCGGTGTCGCGCTCGCCAAGTCCAACCCCGAGTTCATGAAGATGAAGGACGTCCAGGCCGCGCTGGCGAAGGCCGAGGCCGGCATCAAGGACGGCAAGATCAAGGTCAAGACCACGCCGTAA
- a CDS encoding ABC transporter ATP-binding protein, whose product MDASTNPPPIAVELAGITKRFPGVVANHDIHLTVRKGTVHALVGENGAGKSTLMKILYGMQKPDEGTITVDGEQVAFSSPADAIVRGIGMVHQHFMLADQLTVLENIVLGSEKLHGIGGAARRAILDLSDRYGLGVRPDAYVEDLGVADRQRVEILKVLYRGATTLILDEPTAVLVPQEVDALFDNLRELKSEGLSVIFISHKLGEVLSVADDITVIRRGTTVGTAIPSETTPRQLAELMVGSELPTPETAESTVTDRPMIQVEGLKLLADGESGRALLDDISFTIHEGEVLGIAGVEGNGQTELIDALIGLKHADSGVIRMAGEDITGTATRKRREDGIGYIPEDRHRHGLLLESPLWENRILGHVTEKPNARGFWLDPKGAQADTRRIVEEYDVRTPGIDVTAASLSGGNQQKLIVGREMSHHPRFLIAAHPTRGVDVGAQAQIWDQIREARREGLAVLLISADLDELIGLSDTLRVIYRGRLVADADPATITPEELGSAMTGAASGHLEHVESGDGSEASEEDETR is encoded by the coding sequence ATCGACGCGTCCACCAACCCTCCGCCCATCGCCGTCGAACTCGCCGGCATCACCAAGCGCTTCCCCGGAGTCGTCGCCAACCACGACATCCACCTCACCGTCCGCAAGGGCACCGTGCACGCCCTCGTCGGCGAGAACGGCGCCGGCAAGTCGACGCTGATGAAGATCCTCTACGGCATGCAGAAGCCGGACGAGGGCACCATCACCGTCGACGGTGAGCAGGTCGCCTTCTCCAGCCCCGCCGACGCCATCGTGCGCGGCATCGGCATGGTCCACCAGCACTTCATGCTCGCCGACCAGCTGACCGTCCTGGAGAACATCGTCCTCGGCAGCGAGAAACTGCACGGCATCGGCGGCGCGGCCCGCCGCGCGATCCTCGACCTCTCCGACCGCTACGGCCTCGGGGTGCGCCCCGACGCGTACGTCGAGGACCTCGGCGTCGCCGACCGCCAGCGCGTGGAGATCCTCAAGGTCCTCTACCGCGGCGCCACCACGCTGATCCTCGACGAGCCGACGGCCGTGCTCGTGCCGCAGGAGGTCGACGCGCTCTTCGACAACCTCCGCGAGCTCAAGTCCGAGGGCCTGTCCGTCATCTTCATCTCGCACAAGCTGGGTGAGGTCCTCTCCGTGGCCGACGACATCACCGTCATCCGGCGCGGCACGACGGTCGGCACGGCGATCCCCTCCGAGACGACCCCGCGCCAGCTCGCCGAGCTGATGGTGGGCAGCGAACTGCCGACCCCCGAGACGGCGGAGTCCACGGTCACCGACCGCCCGATGATCCAGGTGGAGGGCCTCAAGCTGCTCGCCGACGGCGAGTCGGGCCGCGCCCTGCTCGACGACATCTCCTTCACGATCCACGAGGGAGAGGTCCTCGGCATCGCGGGCGTCGAGGGCAACGGCCAGACCGAGCTGATCGACGCGCTGATCGGCCTCAAGCACGCCGACTCCGGCGTCATCCGCATGGCGGGCGAGGACATCACCGGCACGGCGACCCGCAAGCGGCGCGAGGACGGCATCGGGTACATCCCCGAGGACCGCCACCGCCACGGCCTCCTCCTGGAGTCCCCGCTGTGGGAGAACCGCATCCTCGGCCACGTCACGGAGAAGCCGAACGCACGCGGCTTCTGGCTGGACCCCAAGGGAGCCCAGGCCGACACCCGCCGCATCGTCGAGGAGTACGACGTCCGTACGCCCGGCATCGACGTGACGGCCGCCTCGCTGTCCGGCGGCAACCAGCAGAAGCTGATCGTCGGCCGCGAGATGAGCCACCACCCGCGCTTCCTGATCGCCGCCCACCCCACCCGCGGTGTGGACGTCGGCGCGCAGGCGCAGATCTGGGACCAGATCCGCGAGGCGCGCCGCGAGGGCCTGGCCGTCCTGCTGATCTCCGCCGACCTGGACGAGCTGATCGGCCTCTCCGACACCCTCCGCGTGATCTACCGCGGACGGCTCGTGGCGGACGCCGACCCGGCCACCATCACGCCGGAGGAGCTGGGCTCGGCGATGACGGGTGCCGCCTCCGGACACCTGGAACACGTTGAGTCCGGTGACGGCTCCGAGGCGTCCGAGGAGGACGAGACCCGATGA